A window of Nocardia arthritidis genomic DNA:
GATCTTTGATGCGTCCGGCGCGACCCTATTTTTCGCGACCGAGACGACAGCAGGCGCAGCGATCACTGGTTCGACCTGAATGGAGACGCGCGTGCCGTACCGAAAATCGAAACGTTCCTACGTGCTCCCGGTGGTCACCACGCTCGCGGTAGCGGCCCCGCTCGCGACCCTCACGCTGAGCGATTCGTCCGACTACCGCACCACCACCGATTCCGGTATCGCGGCGGTACCAGCTCAACTCGCCGAGGTGGTGCTCAGCCAGGCGCCCGATATCGTGCTCCCATTGCGCGAGCTGACCGGCCTGAACCTGCCCGATCTGCATCTGTCCGATCTGCGGATGCTGCCGCTGCCGACCTCCATCCCGGTGCCCGCGGGTATTCCGGTGCCGCCGGGTATCGAGCTGCCAACGGAAATCCCACTGCCGAGGCTGAATCCCCCACAGGCCCAAGCTAATCCGAGCCCCGCCCCGGCGCCGAACGCGAATTCCGGTCAGCCCGGGTCGATTTCTCCGCAGGCCGGGCAGTCCGCGCCCCAAGCCGGGCAGTCCGCGCCCCAAGCCGGGCAGTCCGCACCGCAGGCCGGGCAGTCCGTGCCTCAGGCCGGGCAGCCCGCACAGCAGGCCGGGCAGTCCGCCCCGCAGGTCGGGCAAGCCGCCCCGCAGGTCGGGCAATCCGCACAGCAGGCCGGGCAGTCCGCCCCGCAGGTCGACCAAGCCGCACCGCAGACCGGACAACCCATACCGCAGACCGTGCAGCCCGCGCCCAGGCAACCCGCCAAAGCCCCTGCGGTCCAATACATTTCCGATAGCACCCAGCTGGCACCCGGCACAACGCCGGACACTCCGGCCCTCGCGCCGGGCGCGATACCGCCCGACCTGCTGAACAAGGTCGGCGCCCAGGTGAAGGAACTCACCAGGGATAAGCCGTTCAGCGTCGTCGCGCTCACCGCGCCGACCCTGGCCGACACTACCGCGCTGATTCGCGCCAAACAGTCCGACGGCACCTGGGGTCCCTGGTTCAACACCGAATCGGTGGACACCCGGCGCGCCGATCGCGGCCCGGCCGACCGCACCACCGGCACCGAGCCGATCTACGTCGGCAACACCAACGCAGTGCAGATCCTGGTGACGCGCAAGCAGGCGGCCGCACAGGTCCCGCCCGCGCCGCAGCTGCCGCTCACCGATCCGGTGGTGCCACCGCCGCCCGTGCCGGCACCGGCCGCCGCGCGCGGTGACGACCCGGCTCAGCTCGGCGCGGCCGCGCTCAAGGCGGTGTTGATCGATCCGGGCCGCGGCGCGATCGATGCCGCCCTCTCCGATGTCGCGGGCGCGCTGCCCGGCGGCGGGCCGAATGTGATCAGCCGCGCGCAGTGGGGCGCCGACGAATCCATCCGCTGCGAAAACCCCACCTACGACGATCATCTCGGCGGTATCACGGTGCATCACACCGCCGGACGCAATGACTACGGCAAGGCCGAATCCGCCGCCATCGTCCGGGCGATCTACACCTATCACGCGAAAACGCTCGGCTGGTGCGATATCGGCTACAACGCGCTCGTCGACAAGTACGGCCAGATCTTCGAGGGCCGCTACGGTGGGCTCGACCGCCCGGTGCAGGGCGCGCACGCGGGCGGCTTCAACGAGAACACCTCGGGTGTCGCGCTGATGGGCAATCACGAATCCGAGCCGCCGACCGATGCGGCGCTCAACGCGATCGGCCAGTTCATCGGCTGGCGGGCCAAGATGGCCGGGCTCGATCCCAAGGCCAATACCACCATGTATTCCGAGGGCACCGAGTTCACCTCTTACGCCCAGGGCCAGGCGGTGCAGCTGCCGATCGTGTTCGCGCACCGCGACGTCGGCAACACCAGCTGCCCCGGTGACGCGGCCTACGCGCTGATGGATCGCATCCGCGATATCGCCGCGAGCGTCGTCGCCGGCGCGCCCGCCGCAGCACCGAAACCTGTTGATCCGCTGCCTGATTCGAGTGGTCCGGCACCGAGCCAGCCCGATCAGCCCGCGCCGCGACAGCGGACCGGCCAGCCGGATCTGACCGCGCTGGCCGCGCTCACCGCCAAGCTGCTCGGCATGGTCAACGACAACCTCGTCGCCAGGCACTGGTCCGAGCGCGGCGGCGCGAACGGACCGCTCGGCGCGCCGCAATCCGAGGTGCTGCCCGCGGCGCAGGGCCAGCAGTACGCGAAGTTCGTCAACGGTTACGTCTACACGACGCCGACCGGGCAGGTCTTCGAGGTGGCCGGGGCGATCCTCGACCGATTCCTCCAACTCGGCGCGGACGCCGGTGTCCTCGGCCTGCCGTTGAGCAACGCCTACCCGGTCCCGGACGGCTTGCGCTCGGACTTCCAGAACGGCTCGCTGATCCTCAACCAGGTGACCGGCCTTGTCAGCACGGTTTGGAAAACCTACAACGACACCTATCAGCAGGAAAAGGGCAACAACCCAACCGCAACGCCCGCTCCGGCGAAGTGAATTCGGTTCGGCCGCACCAGTATTGATCCCGTATCAGGCTCGGTCCGCAGCGGATCGAGCCTGACGCATATCCGGACGAGCCCGCCGAACCACCAAGTGCCAGAGCAAGTTCGGTGCACAACACGCGCACCGCAGATCGGCCGCGTGAGCGCCGGTCAGGCATCATCGGGCACCGCGTCGCCGAGGGATTCGGTGAGCGCGCGGAGCAATCCTGCGAGCTGGCCACGGGATTCGGTGTCGAGTGCGGCGAGCATGCGCTCCTCGTTTTCCAGATGGATGGGTAGCAGCTCGTCGACCAGCGCGCGGCCCGCCGGGGTGAGACGTACGCGAATCGCGCGCCGATCCTCGGGACACTGTGCGCGTTCGACCCAGCCCCGCGCCACCAGGCGGTCGATGCGGTTGGTGATCGCGCCCGAGGTGACCATGGCGACCTTGATGAGCGCGCCCGCGGTGAGCCCGTCGGCGCCGCCGGACCGGCGCAGCGTCGCTAGCACGTCGAACTCCCAGAACTCCATCTCGTATTTGGCGAAGAACTGCTTCAGGCCGTGTTCGAAGAGTCGGTTCAGCCGCTGGACCCGTCCGACCACCGCCATCGGCGAGGTGTCGACCTCGGGCCGCTCGCGCCTCCAGTGCGCCGTGAACAGGTCGATCGCATCGGCCACGGCCCTCTCCTCTCGATAACCAAATATCTGAACATTGATCTACTTGACGATGAGACATCTCAAGGAGTAGATATCTCAACATTGAGAATATCAATGAGGAGTCACCGACATGACCACACTCGCCGAGCGCACCGGATCCTCGGTCGCTGGCACCCTCGCCGTCACCGCGCTCACCCCGATCGTCTGGGGTTCGACCTACGCCGTCACCACGGAATTCCTGCCGCCGGAGCGCCCGCTGTTCACCGCGCTGATGCGCGCGCTGCCCGCGGGTCTCGCGCTGCTCGCGATCACCAGGACGCTGCCGCGCGGCGCGTGGCTCTGGCGCTCGGCGGCACTGGGCTTCCTGAATATCGGCGCCTTCTTTCCGCTGCTGTTCCTGGCCGCGTACCGGCTGCCCGGCGGCGTCGCCGGTGTACTCGGCGCGGTCGCCCCGGTGTTCGCGCTGCTGCTCGCGGTCGGCGTGCTGCGGGAAAAGCCCAACGGCCGCAAGCTGATCGCGGGCCTGATCGGCGTGTTCGGCGTCTCGCTGGTCGTCCTGCGGGCCAACGCTCAGCTCGACACCGTCGGCGTGCTCGCCGGACTGGCCGGTGCGGCGTCGATGGCCATGGGTACGGTACTCACCCAGCGCTGGGGGCGGCCCGACGGCGTCGGCCCGCTGGCGATAACCGGATGGCAGCTCACCGCGGGCGGCCTGTTCATCCTGCCGCTCGCCCTGCTCGTCGAGGGTGCGCCGCCCGCGCTGGACGGCCGGGCCATCGGCGGCTACCTGTACATCGGCGTGCTCGGCACCGCGGCGGCATACTGGCTCTGGTTCCGGGGCATTTCCAAGGTGCCCGCTACCTCGGTCGCCTTCCTCGGCCTGCTCAGCCCGGTATCGGCGGCGGTGATCGGCTGGGTCGCGCTGGGTCAAGCGCTGAGCCCGCTACAGGTCGCCGGGATCGCCATCGCGCTCGGTAGCACCGTTGTCGGTCAGTTGGTGCGCAAGCCCGCGGTGGTCCGCCCAGCCGAACGGGCACTGGCCGACGCCGAGGTTGCTGTCTGATAATTGGGCTTGACCTTGACGTTACGTCAACTTGCAAGCTGTATGCACCGACGAAATCGAAAGGAGGAACGGTCATGAATAACGGGGAATGGTCCATTCAAGATCTGGCGAAGGCGGCCCGTACGACCAGCCGGACGCTGCGCCACTACGGCGAGCTCGGGCTGTTGCCACCGAGCCGGACCGGTACCAACGGCTACCGCTATTACGACCAGGACTCCTTGGTGCGGCTGCAACGAATCCTGCTGCTCCGCGAACTCGGCCTCGGCCTACCGGTCATCGCCGAGGTGCTCGCGGGCCAGCAGGACACCAGCGCCGCATTGCGTACGCACCTGGAATTGCTTCGGCAGGAACAGGATCGGATCCGGCGCCAGATCGAATCGGTCCAAACAACGCTGCACAAGACGGAACGAGGTGAACAACTCATGGCGGCAGAGGTTTTCGACGGCTTCGACCACACCCGGTACAAGGATGAGGTGGTCGAGCGCTGGGGCAAGGACGCGTATGAGCGCGGCGACCGCTGGTGGCGTTCGATGTCGAAGGATGAGCAGAACGCGCACTTTCAAACGCACCTGGATATCGCGGCCGACTACGGCCGGACGCATGCGGCCGGGCTCGCGCCCGACAGCGACGAGGTGCAGGCCATCGTGCAACGTCACTACGACTGGGTCGCCCTCGGCTGGCAGACCCCGATGCCGGAGCTGGACTATTTCGCCAACCTCGGCGAAATGTACGTAGCGGACCCGCGTTTCGCGGACAACTACGACAAGCACGGGGCGGGCACGGCCGAATTCGTCCGTGACGCGATGAAGGCCTTCGTGGCTGCTAGGCGGTAACCGGCACCCCGGTTGCCATCCGCCCGAGGGGAACGCCCGCACAGCACGAGCTGTGCGGGCGCTTTCGCGTCCGGATAACGCCGGTCGTACGATCGGAAGTATCGGCCCAGCTGGGGAGGATGGCTTCACAATGACGTATAGCTATTTACCCGCGCGACCGGACGTCCGGTTCCGTGTGCGCAGCGTCTTCGGTCCCGCGGCCGTGGCGCTCGGAATTCTCTTGGCGCTGAACAATTTCTGGGGCGCGCGCGGCGTCCTGTTCGGCATGATCAGGAACGATCAGCATCTGGACCGATCGTTCGCGATCTTCGCGCTCGCGGGCGCGATCCTGCTCGGTGTCGCCCTCACCTACGGCGCCTTCCTGCTGGCGCTGCGGGATGATGCCGGGCGCTACACGATTCAGGTCGCGTCCGGCCTACAGGTGCTGGTCGCCGCGGTGGCGCTCATCTGCTCGCTGGTCGGCTACCGGCCCGAGTACGGCATCGATTGGCTACCGAGTGGCCGGATCGCCTACGACATCTGGTGGGCGGCGTCGAACGGCCTGCCCGGTGAGCTGACCGCGCTGCTGCACAATGCCTGGCTGCCGAGCCTGATCAGCGGCGTCCCGGCGCTGCTCACCTTCCTCGTCACCGGATCCCGCAACACCGAGCGCTGGGTCGCACGCGGTCGCCCGAGCCGTTCGGTATTCGCGACGCGAACCTCATGAGCGCAGCGCCCGCATCAGCTGCTCCTCGGTGATCGGCGGCACCGGGACCGGATGGGCGGCCGCGGCGCGCAGGCCGTCCAGTATGAAGGCCAGGTTCCGTCGCCAGGCGTCCGGGGCGATCTCCGCGGTGAATTCGACGACCCGGGTGTGCGACCATGTGATGAAGGCGATGTCCTCCAGTGCCCAGTCGGCCCGCAGCGCACCGGATTCCTGTGCGCGCGTGATGATTCGGCGCATCAGCCCGTGCCCGTACTCCTGCGCCCTGGCGAATGCCGGGCTGGGTGCGGCGCGCAGAGACAGCTCGTTGAGCATGCGATCGGACGCGTGTAGTTCGCAGATCTTTTCCACGAGATAGACGAAAGCGTCCCAGGGGTCGTCGATTTCGAGCGCTTCCTCGGCGATGCGGGTGCCCGCCTCGATCCGGTCCTCGACGGCGGCCGCGATCAGGTCCTCGCGGGTAGGGAAGCGGTTGTAGAGGGTGCCGATGGCGACGCCCGCCCGGGCCGCTATCTGCTTGAGCGGCGCGTCCAGCCCGCGTTCGTCGAAGACGGCGCGGGCCGCCGCCACCAGCGCGTCGCGGTTGCGCCGGGCGTCGGTCCGTAGCGGCTTGTCCTCGGGCACTCGCCGATCCTACAAATCCGGGACTCGAATTATCTTGAGCAGAGGTTCAACTTAATGCTACCGTCGGTTAGCTAACTTGAACCTGCACTCAACTTAATGGGGTAGTGGTATGACCAAGACCATCGCCATCTTCGGATTCGGTCCCGGACTGGGCATGGGCACCGCGCGGCGCTTCGGCCGCGAGGGGTTCCGTATCGCCGTCATCGGACGTGATCCCGTCAAGGCGAAGGCGCACGTCGAAGACCTTGCGGCGGAAGGAATTACCGCGACCGCCTACACCGCGGACGTGATGGACGAGGCGCAGGTGTTCCGGGTGGTCGACGAAATCACCAGCGCCACCGGGCCGATCGATGTCGCGATGCACGGCGCGGCGGCCGAGATGGCGGACCGGGTGGCCTCGACCCTGGCCGTTGAGCCCGCGGCACTGCGAATCCCGTTGACTATCAAGGTC
This region includes:
- a CDS encoding N-acetylmuramoyl-L-alanine amidase: MPYRKSKRSYVLPVVTTLAVAAPLATLTLSDSSDYRTTTDSGIAAVPAQLAEVVLSQAPDIVLPLRELTGLNLPDLHLSDLRMLPLPTSIPVPAGIPVPPGIELPTEIPLPRLNPPQAQANPSPAPAPNANSGQPGSISPQAGQSAPQAGQSAPQAGQSAPQAGQSVPQAGQPAQQAGQSAPQVGQAAPQVGQSAQQAGQSAPQVDQAAPQTGQPIPQTVQPAPRQPAKAPAVQYISDSTQLAPGTTPDTPALAPGAIPPDLLNKVGAQVKELTRDKPFSVVALTAPTLADTTALIRAKQSDGTWGPWFNTESVDTRRADRGPADRTTGTEPIYVGNTNAVQILVTRKQAAAQVPPAPQLPLTDPVVPPPPVPAPAAARGDDPAQLGAAALKAVLIDPGRGAIDAALSDVAGALPGGGPNVISRAQWGADESIRCENPTYDDHLGGITVHHTAGRNDYGKAESAAIVRAIYTYHAKTLGWCDIGYNALVDKYGQIFEGRYGGLDRPVQGAHAGGFNENTSGVALMGNHESEPPTDAALNAIGQFIGWRAKMAGLDPKANTTMYSEGTEFTSYAQGQAVQLPIVFAHRDVGNTSCPGDAAYALMDRIRDIAASVVAGAPAAAPKPVDPLPDSSGPAPSQPDQPAPRQRTGQPDLTALAALTAKLLGMVNDNLVARHWSERGGANGPLGAPQSEVLPAAQGQQYAKFVNGYVYTTPTGQVFEVAGAILDRFLQLGADAGVLGLPLSNAYPVPDGLRSDFQNGSLILNQVTGLVSTVWKTYNDTYQQEKGNNPTATPAPAK
- a CDS encoding TetR/AcrR family transcriptional regulator, with protein sequence MPEDKPLRTDARRNRDALVAAARAVFDERGLDAPLKQIAARAGVAIGTLYNRFPTREDLIAAAVEDRIEAGTRIAEEALEIDDPWDAFVYLVEKICELHASDRMLNELSLRAAPSPAFARAQEYGHGLMRRIITRAQESGALRADWALEDIAFITWSHTRVVEFTAEIAPDAWRRNLAFILDGLRAAAAHPVPVPPITEEQLMRALRS
- a CDS encoding EamA family transporter, which produces MTTLAERTGSSVAGTLAVTALTPIVWGSTYAVTTEFLPPERPLFTALMRALPAGLALLAITRTLPRGAWLWRSAALGFLNIGAFFPLLFLAAYRLPGGVAGVLGAVAPVFALLLAVGVLREKPNGRKLIAGLIGVFGVSLVVLRANAQLDTVGVLAGLAGAASMAMGTVLTQRWGRPDGVGPLAITGWQLTAGGLFILPLALLVEGAPPALDGRAIGGYLYIGVLGTAAAYWLWFRGISKVPATSVAFLGLLSPVSAAVIGWVALGQALSPLQVAGIAIALGSTVVGQLVRKPAVVRPAERALADAEVAV
- a CDS encoding MarR family winged helix-turn-helix transcriptional regulator; its protein translation is MADAIDLFTAHWRRERPEVDTSPMAVVGRVQRLNRLFEHGLKQFFAKYEMEFWEFDVLATLRRSGGADGLTAGALIKVAMVTSGAITNRIDRLVARGWVERAQCPEDRRAIRVRLTPAGRALVDELLPIHLENEERMLAALDTESRGQLAGLLRALTESLGDAVPDDA
- a CDS encoding MerR family transcriptional regulator, giving the protein MNNGEWSIQDLAKAARTTSRTLRHYGELGLLPPSRTGTNGYRYYDQDSLVRLQRILLLRELGLGLPVIAEVLAGQQDTSAALRTHLELLRQEQDRIRRQIESVQTTLHKTERGEQLMAAEVFDGFDHTRYKDEVVERWGKDAYERGDRWWRSMSKDEQNAHFQTHLDIAADYGRTHAAGLAPDSDEVQAIVQRHYDWVALGWQTPMPELDYFANLGEMYVADPRFADNYDKHGAGTAEFVRDAMKAFVAARR